A genome region from Schistocerca americana isolate TAMUIC-IGC-003095 chromosome 1, iqSchAmer2.1, whole genome shotgun sequence includes the following:
- the LOC124622910 gene encoding ADP-ribosylation factor-like protein 16 — translation MYICLGPTGAGKTLLLKRLQNKEEIDVTSSTVPTVGLNIVPVKLSSQKEITIREIGGIMAPMWRNYYQGVKKIIYVVDASNLCQISAAGVLLYSILAEPCLKHTKVLLVLSKMDASYRQMRNEALLILQLNRLKKEITQEITVVETSSITGEGIDRVMTWLQGARQQKK, via the exons ATGTATATCTGCCTCGGTCCAACTGGTGCTGGAAAAACGTTATTACTTAAGCGGTTGCAAAACAAAGAAGAAATTGATGTGACTTCGAGTACAGTCCCTACAGTGGGACTAAACATCGTCCCAGTCAAATTATCGAGCCAAAAAGAAATaacaataagagaaatcgggggAATAATGGCACCAATGTGGAGGAATTATTACCAGGGAGtgaagaaaattatttatgtaGTTGATGCGAgtaatttatgtcaaatttcagcaGCGGGTGTGTTGTTGTACTCTATTCTTGCAGAACCATGTCTGAAACATACGAAG GTGTTGCTTGTTCTATCGAAAATGGATGCTTCATACAGACAGATGAGGAACGAGGCGTTACTTATTTTGCAATTAAATCGGCTGaaaaaagaaataacacaagagATAACAGTTGTTGAAACGAGTTCAATAACAGGTGAAGGAATCGACAGAGTTATGACTTGGCTACAAGGTGCCcggcaacagaagaaataa